In Pantanalinema sp., one DNA window encodes the following:
- a CDS encoding MFS transporter, with translation MPFIYLAIVTSFLNLFLQVALTPVFARGLSTDLGLVALAVSAYSIANLVGNLFAGLVVDRFDKVAVLVAGLLAGAAALGLCGTATGIAPLVVLLMLNGLAFSVVTPAAYALLSLHLPDEKRAQGMARSGVTIGLSAMIGPPVAGGLSDLLGHAGAYGAIGGFLVLMGVVLAFGLRGTASGAGDQDVGLRDLVEILGDRRLLPAYLGAFILMYMNGGLVFALPPHLKAMGYRGAMTGALFSTFAVMAIAVFVSPLGNLSRRLGAMRAMAVGAVLLGLGCGLLAFVDRLPLMVAAMAVYGLGFGLVFPAALAALVASSPEGKRGSAFGVFYALFSLGGIAGPFALSRAAGLGVSPFLLATLVPAIAAFGLWSWGARRSLPATA, from the coding sequence TTGCCCTTCATCTACCTGGCCATCGTCACGAGCTTCCTCAACCTGTTCCTGCAGGTCGCCCTGACCCCGGTCTTCGCCCGGGGCCTCAGCACCGATCTGGGGCTCGTGGCGCTCGCCGTCTCGGCCTACTCGATCGCGAACCTGGTGGGCAACCTGTTCGCCGGGCTCGTGGTCGATCGCTTCGACAAGGTCGCGGTCCTCGTCGCGGGCCTCCTCGCGGGTGCCGCGGCCCTCGGCCTGTGCGGCACCGCCACGGGGATCGCTCCGCTCGTCGTCCTCCTGATGCTCAACGGCCTGGCCTTCTCGGTGGTCACCCCCGCGGCCTACGCCCTCTTGAGCCTCCATCTCCCGGACGAGAAGCGCGCCCAGGGCATGGCCCGGTCCGGCGTCACCATCGGCCTCTCGGCGATGATCGGCCCGCCGGTGGCGGGCGGCCTCTCGGACCTCCTCGGCCATGCGGGCGCCTACGGCGCCATCGGCGGCTTCCTCGTCCTGATGGGGGTGGTGCTCGCCTTCGGCCTGCGCGGGACCGCCTCGGGCGCGGGGGACCAGGACGTGGGCCTCAGGGATCTGGTCGAAATCCTCGGCGATCGCAGGCTCTTGCCCGCCTACCTCGGCGCCTTCATCCTCATGTACATGAACGGCGGGCTGGTCTTCGCCCTGCCCCCCCACCTCAAGGCCATGGGCTACAGGGGGGCCATGACCGGGGCGCTGTTCAGCACCTTCGCCGTCATGGCGATCGCCGTCTTCGTCTCGCCCCTGGGCAACCTCTCGCGCCGGCTCGGGGCCATGCGGGCAATGGCGGTGGGCGCGGTCCTGCTGGGGCTCGGCTGCGGCCTTTTGGCCTTCGTGGATCGCCTTCCTCTGATGGTCGCGGCCATGGCGGTGTACGGGCTGGGGTTCGGCCTGGTCTTCCCCGCCGCCCTCGCCGCCCTGGTGGCCTCGAGCCCCGAGGGCAAGCGCGGCAGCGCCTTCGGCGTGTTCTACGCCCTCTTCTCGCTGGGCGGCATCGCCGGGCCCTTCGCCCTCTCGCGCGCCGCGGGGCTGGGGGTCTCGCCCTTCCTGCTCGCTACCCTGGTGCCTGCGATCGCAGCCTTTGGGCTGTGGTCGTGGGGCGCGCGGCGCTCCCTCCCCGCCACGGCCTGA
- a CDS encoding dienelactone hydrolase family protein — protein METKQGIEAGFVTYPGPKGRLQGYLARPVDGKPHPGVILVQEWWGIEPHIKQLTERLSREGYVVLAPDLYHGRVAAEPSAAEKEMMALNKEAAVEEIARAIAYLQGREDVSPKKLGMTGFCMGGYLTWLTAEATNGQLAAIAPFYAGFYEPSADDIRRVSAPVLAVWGAEDASIPAEARDQVVSLLEQEGKTFKALVLEAPHAFMNDTRPRFRKEAADEAWKELLAWFDHYLRA, from the coding sequence ATGGAAACCAAGCAAGGCATCGAGGCCGGGTTCGTGACCTATCCCGGTCCAAAGGGCCGGCTCCAGGGCTACCTGGCGCGCCCCGTCGACGGCAAGCCTCACCCCGGCGTGATCCTGGTTCAGGAGTGGTGGGGGATCGAGCCCCACATCAAGCAGTTGACCGAGCGCCTCTCCCGCGAGGGCTACGTGGTGCTCGCCCCGGACCTGTATCACGGCCGGGTCGCCGCCGAGCCGAGCGCGGCCGAGAAGGAGATGATGGCCCTCAACAAGGAGGCCGCCGTCGAGGAGATCGCGCGCGCCATCGCCTACCTCCAGGGGCGCGAGGACGTGAGCCCCAAGAAGCTCGGCATGACCGGCTTCTGCATGGGGGGGTACCTCACCTGGCTCACGGCCGAGGCGACCAACGGCCAGCTGGCCGCGATCGCGCCCTTCTACGCGGGCTTCTACGAGCCGAGCGCCGACGACATCCGGCGCGTGTCGGCGCCGGTGCTCGCGGTCTGGGGCGCCGAGGACGCCTCGATCCCCGCCGAGGCCAGAGACCAGGTGGTGAGCCTCTTGGAGCAGGAGGGCAAGACCTTCAAGGCCCTGGTGCTCGAGGCCCCTCACGCCTTCATGAACGACACGCGCCCCCGCTTCCGCAAGGAGGCCGCGGACGAGGCCTGGAAAGAGCTTCTCGCCTGGTTCGACCACTACCTGCGCGCGTGA
- a CDS encoding methyl-accepting chemotaxis protein, which yields MLRKIRASLALKVTSALVVVLAILLGGFAALIINYTATTIQNNLIGKGRGLAREGATITAKLFEDGIRAKALTLDDAFDERYVEIPGVAPKKYHTRFDAFTDKAFLAIEDTFLDDEDILFAVAADRNGYIPTHNTKFAKPLTGDPEKDKAGNRTKRLFDDPVGLKAARNTQEEVLVQLYRRDTGELMWDVSSPILVEGRHWGTFRVGFSKARVDAVVNTFIWRMLLASGFILTALSLLVFFLLRRSLRPLEDMARALEGIAVGELDQKVAVRSRDEIGRMALDFSRMVAYLKEVASVAQAMSRGDLSRSVVPKSDRDQFGIAISLMVGELRGIIGQVRHAAHDVARGADVAQGALSETSGAMAEMSGSIRHVSGNAHELVSYVGEASSSIEQMMASIRTVAGNTDNLEAAVNQTSASIEEMASSIQQVALNVKQANRVAERSSEAAEGGREAVGRTIDGMSRVNQVMQEVIVSIEKLGKSSTEIGNIVAVIDDIADQTNLLALNAAIEAARAAEHGRGFAVVADEVRKLAERSATATKEIADLIKGIQHETDEAVRSARQGDAALQEGTRLAQVAGEALEGMVSSVREVSGLMTQIAQATSEQSHAAEQITVAVTSMNALTSEVTAATREQAVGSEQIVKVVEGMHRMTQEVSLATSEQMKTGDQVVRSVEHIHQLSTGLHREAQALSEAVAFFQDAEQESKALVAARP from the coding sequence ATGCTACGAAAGATCCGGGCGAGCCTCGCCCTGAAGGTCACCAGCGCGCTGGTGGTTGTTCTGGCCATCCTGCTGGGCGGGTTTGCGGCCTTGATCATCAACTACACCGCGACCACCATCCAGAACAACCTCATCGGCAAGGGGCGCGGCCTCGCCCGCGAGGGCGCCACCATCACCGCCAAGCTGTTCGAGGACGGCATCCGGGCCAAGGCCTTGACGCTGGACGACGCGTTCGACGAGCGCTACGTCGAGATTCCCGGCGTCGCGCCCAAGAAGTACCACACGCGCTTCGACGCCTTCACCGACAAGGCGTTCCTCGCCATCGAGGACACCTTCCTCGACGACGAGGACATCCTCTTCGCCGTCGCCGCCGACCGCAACGGCTACATTCCCACCCACAACACCAAGTTCGCCAAGCCCCTGACCGGGGATCCCGAGAAGGACAAGGCGGGCAACCGAACCAAGCGCCTCTTCGACGACCCGGTCGGGCTCAAGGCGGCCCGGAACACCCAGGAGGAGGTCCTCGTCCAGCTCTACCGCCGCGACACCGGCGAGCTCATGTGGGACGTGTCCTCGCCGATCCTGGTGGAGGGGCGCCACTGGGGTACCTTCCGGGTCGGTTTCTCAAAGGCGCGGGTCGATGCGGTCGTCAACACCTTCATCTGGCGGATGCTGCTCGCCTCGGGCTTCATCCTGACGGCGCTGAGCCTGCTGGTCTTCTTCCTGCTGCGGCGATCGCTCAGGCCCCTGGAGGACATGGCGCGGGCGCTCGAGGGCATCGCCGTCGGCGAGCTGGACCAGAAGGTCGCGGTCCGGAGCCGGGACGAGATCGGCCGCATGGCCCTGGACTTCTCCCGGATGGTGGCCTACCTCAAGGAGGTCGCGAGCGTCGCCCAGGCCATGAGCCGCGGGGATCTGAGCCGCAGCGTCGTGCCCAAGAGCGATCGCGACCAGTTCGGCATCGCCATCTCCTTGATGGTCGGCGAGCTGCGCGGGATCATCGGCCAGGTGCGCCACGCCGCCCACGACGTGGCCCGCGGGGCCGACGTGGCCCAGGGGGCGCTCTCCGAGACGTCGGGGGCCATGGCCGAGATGTCCGGCAGCATTCGCCATGTCTCGGGCAACGCGCATGAGCTCGTCTCCTACGTGGGCGAGGCCTCCAGCTCCATCGAGCAGATGATGGCCTCGATCCGGACGGTCGCGGGCAACACCGACAACCTGGAGGCCGCGGTCAACCAGACGTCCGCGAGCATCGAGGAGATGGCCTCCTCGATCCAGCAGGTCGCCCTCAACGTCAAGCAGGCCAACCGGGTCGCCGAGCGGTCCTCCGAGGCCGCCGAGGGGGGACGCGAGGCCGTGGGGCGAACCATCGACGGCATGAGTCGCGTCAACCAAGTCATGCAGGAGGTGATCGTCTCGATCGAGAAGCTCGGCAAGAGCTCGACCGAGATCGGCAACATCGTGGCGGTGATCGACGACATCGCCGACCAGACCAACCTGCTCGCCCTCAACGCGGCCATCGAGGCGGCGCGCGCCGCCGAGCACGGCCGAGGCTTCGCGGTGGTTGCCGACGAGGTCCGCAAGCTCGCCGAGCGCTCGGCCACGGCCACCAAGGAGATCGCGGACCTGATCAAGGGGATCCAGCACGAGACCGACGAGGCCGTACGCTCCGCCCGGCAGGGCGATGCGGCCCTGCAGGAGGGGACCCGCCTCGCGCAGGTGGCGGGCGAGGCGCTCGAGGGGATGGTCAGCTCGGTCCGGGAGGTCTCGGGCCTGATGACCCAGATTGCCCAGGCGACCTCGGAGCAGAGCCACGCCGCCGAGCAGATCACCGTGGCGGTTACCAGCATGAACGCCCTGACCAGCGAGGTCACGGCCGCCACGCGTGAGCAGGCGGTGGGATCCGAGCAGATCGTCAAGGTGGTGGAGGGCATGCACCGCATGACCCAGGAGGTCTCGCTCGCGACCAGCGAGCAGATGAAAACCGGCGATCAGGTGGTGCGCTCGGTCGAGCACATCCACCAGCTCTCGACCGGCCTGCACCGGGAGGCCCAGGCCCTGAGCGAGGCGGTCGCCTTCTTCCAGGACGCCGAGCAAGAGAGCAAGGCCCTGGTGGCGGCCCGGCCGTAG
- the lpdA gene encoding dihydrolipoyl dehydrogenase produces MDIFDVVVIGGGPGGYVAAIRAGELGFKTACIDDGSNKEGKPSLGGTCLNVGCIPSKALLDTSERYEQIRHELGDHGITVTGASIDVTKMLSRKESVVAKLSGGIAGMFRKAKVTSIHGLGRLVRKDGEVWVIASGDQEIGAKNVIVATGSSPRALPIAPFDGDKVVENAGALSFTEVPKKLGVIGAGVIGLELGSVWRRLGAQVTVLEAAPAFLAAADGQVAKEALKQLTAQGLDLHMGVSIDRVDATGAGVKVTYTENGEEKTLECDKLIVSIGRVPNTKGLGAEAVGLALDERGFVATTEYRTNLDGIYAIGDVIGGAMLAHKAESEAVALVERLAGQAGSVNYDAIPWVIYTSPEIAWVGKTEEQLKAAGVAYKKGSYQFAFNGRALGHNDTRGFIKVIADAKTDKVLGVHMIGPNVSELLAEAVSVMEFGGSAEDIARTMHAHPTLSEVLKEAAHAVH; encoded by the coding sequence GTGGACATTTTCGACGTAGTGGTCATCGGCGGCGGCCCCGGCGGATACGTGGCGGCCATTCGCGCGGGCGAGCTCGGCTTCAAGACCGCCTGCATCGACGACGGCTCGAACAAGGAAGGCAAGCCCAGCCTCGGCGGCACCTGCCTCAACGTGGGCTGCATCCCCTCCAAGGCCCTCCTCGACACCTCGGAGCGCTACGAGCAGATCCGGCACGAGCTGGGCGATCACGGCATCACCGTCACCGGCGCCTCGATCGACGTCACCAAGATGCTCTCGCGCAAGGAATCGGTCGTCGCCAAGCTCTCGGGCGGCATCGCCGGCATGTTCCGCAAGGCCAAGGTCACCTCGATCCACGGCCTCGGCCGCCTGGTCCGCAAGGACGGCGAAGTCTGGGTCATCGCGAGCGGCGATCAGGAGATCGGCGCCAAGAACGTGATCGTCGCGACCGGCTCCTCGCCCCGCGCCCTGCCCATCGCCCCCTTCGACGGCGACAAGGTCGTCGAGAACGCGGGCGCGCTCTCCTTCACCGAGGTCCCCAAGAAGCTCGGCGTCATCGGCGCGGGCGTCATCGGCCTCGAGCTGGGCAGCGTCTGGCGCCGCCTCGGCGCCCAGGTGACCGTCCTGGAAGCCGCCCCCGCCTTCCTCGCCGCCGCGGACGGCCAGGTGGCCAAGGAGGCCCTCAAGCAGCTCACCGCCCAGGGCCTCGACCTGCACATGGGCGTCTCCATCGACAGGGTGGACGCCACGGGCGCCGGGGTCAAGGTGACCTACACCGAGAACGGCGAAGAGAAGACCCTCGAATGCGACAAGCTGATCGTCTCGATCGGCCGCGTGCCCAACACCAAGGGCCTGGGGGCCGAGGCCGTGGGCCTCGCGCTCGACGAGCGCGGCTTCGTGGCGACCACCGAGTACCGCACCAACCTGGACGGCATCTACGCCATCGGCGACGTGATCGGCGGGGCCATGCTCGCCCACAAGGCCGAGTCCGAGGCCGTGGCCCTGGTCGAGCGCCTGGCGGGCCAGGCGGGCAGCGTCAACTACGACGCGATTCCCTGGGTGATCTACACTTCGCCCGAGATCGCGTGGGTCGGCAAGACCGAGGAGCAGCTCAAGGCCGCCGGCGTCGCCTACAAGAAGGGCAGCTACCAGTTCGCCTTCAACGGCCGCGCCCTGGGCCACAACGACACCCGCGGCTTCATCAAGGTGATCGCCGACGCCAAGACCGACAAGGTGCTCGGCGTCCACATGATCGGGCCCAACGTCTCGGAGCTCTTGGCCGAGGCCGTCTCGGTGATGGAGTTCGGCGGCAGCGCCGAGGACATCGCCCGCACCATGCACGCGCACCCCACCCTGTCCGAGGTGCTCAAGGAAGCCGCGCACGCGGTCCACTAG
- the odhB gene encoding 2-oxoglutarate dehydrogenase complex dihydrolipoyllysine-residue succinyltransferase produces MLLEVKVPVFSESISEGTLLDWNKKVGDRVERGDMLIGIETDKVVLEVTAQAGGVVTSILKKEGDTVETNDLLAVIDTEAAAAASAPAAVEAPAAPAAAPAAGAKPVSTELSPAVRKMVAETGVDAQAIAGTGKDGRLTKGDVMAHVEAPKAAVAPAAPVALPVGVRPSQRVPMTRIRARIAQRLKEVQNTAALLTTFNEVNMKPVMDLRKKYQDQFVKKYGIKLGFMSFFVAAVTEALKQFPVVNASVEGNDIVYHGFFDIGIAVASERGLVVPILRDTDGMSLADIEKAIAAYADKARAGKLTLEDMTGGTFSITNGGTFGSMLSTPIVNQPQSAILGMHNITERPVAENGQVVIRPMMYLALSYDHRIIDGKEAVQFLVTVKNLLEDPARMLLKL; encoded by the coding sequence ATGCTTCTAGAGGTCAAAGTTCCCGTATTCTCGGAATCGATCAGCGAAGGGACGCTGCTCGACTGGAACAAGAAGGTCGGCGATCGCGTCGAGCGCGGCGACATGCTGATCGGCATCGAGACCGACAAGGTCGTGCTCGAGGTGACGGCCCAGGCCGGCGGCGTGGTCACCTCGATCCTCAAGAAGGAAGGCGACACCGTCGAGACCAACGACCTGCTCGCGGTCATCGACACCGAGGCTGCCGCAGCGGCGAGCGCCCCCGCGGCCGTCGAGGCCCCCGCGGCTCCTGCCGCCGCTCCGGCCGCAGGAGCCAAGCCGGTGAGCACCGAGCTGAGCCCGGCCGTCCGCAAGATGGTCGCCGAGACGGGCGTGGACGCCCAGGCGATCGCGGGCACCGGCAAGGACGGCCGCCTGACCAAGGGCGACGTCATGGCCCACGTGGAGGCCCCCAAGGCCGCCGTGGCCCCTGCCGCCCCCGTGGCCCTGCCCGTCGGCGTTCGCCCCAGCCAGCGCGTGCCCATGACCCGCATCCGCGCCCGCATCGCCCAGCGCCTCAAGGAGGTCCAGAACACCGCCGCGCTCTTGACGACCTTCAACGAGGTCAACATGAAGCCGGTCATGGACCTTCGCAAGAAGTACCAGGACCAGTTCGTCAAGAAGTACGGCATCAAGCTGGGCTTCATGAGCTTCTTCGTGGCGGCCGTGACCGAGGCCCTCAAGCAGTTCCCGGTCGTCAACGCCTCGGTCGAGGGCAACGACATCGTCTACCACGGCTTCTTCGACATCGGCATCGCGGTGGCCTCCGAGCGCGGCCTGGTCGTGCCCATCCTGCGCGACACCGACGGCATGAGCCTGGCCGACATCGAGAAGGCGATCGCCGCCTACGCCGACAAGGCCCGCGCCGGCAAGCTGACCCTCGAGGACATGACCGGCGGTACCTTCTCGATCACCAACGGCGGCACCTTCGGCTCGATGCTCTCGACCCCCATCGTCAACCAGCCGCAGAGCGCGATCCTCGGGATGCACAACATCACCGAGCGCCCCGTGGCCGAGAACGGCCAGGTGGTGATCCGCCCGATGATGTACCTGGCGCTGTCGTACGATCACCGCATCATCGACGGCAAGGAGGCAGTCCAGTTCCTCGTCACGGTCAAGAACCTGCTCGAGGATCCCGCCCGCATGCTGCTCAAGCTCTAA